Proteins from a genomic interval of Nitrospina gracilis Nb-211:
- a CDS encoding DUF481 domain-containing protein: MSSVARRWFLVLALMAVVCAPRTGWTGEVHFGDGNVLKGTIASFKQGELTFSTDYAKKVKIPVDQIQTITTEEIVTIELKEGAILKGRLVTKEDGSLGIELIPMKEVVSLRWEEIRYINKTPRRWKGNIFLGGSIQTGNVEVTSISGGAEAERKWERDRLSLRAFHNYVEQDGEINSRNTFGAFKFDHFFTDRFYGLISTELLKDEFKNLNLRAIIGGGVGYKFWENDTKNLEFELGVTYFSEDLRVGQDERFTTARFASNLMYLFNDNLKFTNFLLVYPKIAQPAEYRLRNEASLNTKFTEHWSFKLTHILDQNSKPSPGVKKTDQTFLFSLQFNFGD; encoded by the coding sequence TTGTCTTCAGTCGCTCGCAGATGGTTTCTGGTCCTCGCGCTCATGGCGGTGGTGTGTGCGCCCCGCACGGGCTGGACGGGCGAGGTGCACTTCGGCGACGGCAATGTTTTGAAAGGCACCATCGCGTCCTTCAAGCAGGGCGAGTTGACCTTTTCCACCGACTACGCGAAGAAAGTCAAGATTCCGGTGGACCAGATCCAAACCATCACCACCGAAGAGATCGTCACCATCGAGTTGAAGGAGGGGGCCATTTTAAAAGGCCGGCTGGTGACGAAGGAAGATGGCAGTCTGGGAATCGAACTCATACCCATGAAGGAAGTGGTGTCGCTGCGCTGGGAGGAGATCAGATACATAAACAAGACCCCCCGAAGGTGGAAGGGAAATATTTTCCTCGGCGGGTCGATTCAGACCGGCAACGTGGAGGTGACCAGCATCAGCGGCGGAGCCGAAGCCGAACGCAAATGGGAACGGGACCGCCTGTCCCTCCGCGCCTTCCACAACTATGTGGAGCAGGATGGCGAGATCAACAGCAGAAACACCTTCGGCGCGTTCAAGTTCGACCACTTTTTCACCGACCGGTTTTACGGACTGATCAGCACCGAGCTTCTGAAAGACGAGTTCAAGAACCTGAACCTGCGCGCCATCATCGGCGGTGGTGTCGGTTACAAGTTCTGGGAAAACGACACCAAAAACCTGGAGTTCGAGTTGGGCGTCACGTACTTCTCCGAAGACCTGCGGGTGGGCCAGGACGAGCGGTTCACGACGGCGCGTTTTGCATCGAACCTGATGTACCTGTTCAACGACAACCTGAAGTTCACCAACTTCCTGCTGGTGTACCCGAAAATTGCTCAGCCCGCCGAATACCGCCTGCGCAACGAGGCGTCGCTGAACACCAAGTTCACCGAACACTGGTCGTTCAAGCTGACCCACATCCTTGACCAGAACTCGAAACCCTCGCCCGGCGTCAAGAAAACCGACCAGACATTTCTCTTTTCCCTGCAATTCAATTTCGGCGATTGA
- a CDS encoding ribonuclease HII, which translates to MGIPYDRTKRWGAMLNFERTAESNGYQCIAGVDEAGRGPLAGPVVAAAVVLPAGLSIPGLDDSKKLTPSQRERLYSVILDVCRAHAITVVTAATIDAINILQAARLAMKQAVEQLALQADFVLIDGNQPIDITAGQQTIIGGDGKSLSIAAASVLAKVHRDRLMDAYHAEYPHYGFDRHKGYGTRFHRDRIREWGPCPIHRQTFKGVKEHLHVPATADTPPSA; encoded by the coding sequence ATGGGAATACCCTATGATCGGACAAAACGCTGGGGGGCCATGCTCAATTTCGAACGAACAGCGGAGTCTAACGGGTATCAATGCATCGCCGGTGTGGATGAAGCCGGGCGCGGGCCGCTGGCCGGTCCCGTGGTCGCCGCGGCGGTGGTCCTGCCTGCGGGCCTTTCGATACCCGGACTCGATGATTCGAAAAAACTGACCCCGTCGCAAAGGGAACGTTTGTATTCCGTGATCCTCGACGTGTGCCGCGCACACGCGATCACGGTGGTGACAGCGGCAACCATCGACGCCATCAACATCCTGCAGGCGGCGCGCCTGGCCATGAAGCAGGCGGTCGAACAACTCGCCCTGCAGGCGGACTTCGTGCTGATCGACGGCAACCAACCGATCGACATCACCGCCGGTCAACAGACCATCATCGGTGGGGACGGCAAAAGCCTGTCGATTGCCGCCGCGTCCGTGCTGGCCAAGGTGCACCGCGACCGTCTCATGGATGCTTATCATGCCGAATACCCGCATTACGGGTTCGACCGGCACAAGGGTTACGGCACCCGGTTTCACCGCGACCGGATTCGCGAGTGGGGGCCCTGCCCCATCCACCGCCAAACCTTCAAGGGTGTGAAAGAACACCTGCACGTTCCCGCGACCGCAGACACTCCTCCCAGCGCCTGA
- the recJ gene encoding single-stranded-DNA-specific exonuclease RecJ: MTVLSLLKKRWVFAKPEPDAVQHLADHLRISPLTATLLVNRAITDAEEGRVFLDADLEGTHDPYLMRGMDKAVKRILTAIENDEGITIFGDYDVDGVTSTALMHHFFHELGIRFDHYLPERMEEGYGVNENALDEIKARGNKLVITADCGITAVKQVAYARSIGLDVIVTDHHQVPEEGLPDAVAVLNPFQPDCPYPFKFLSGVGIVFKLAVAIRRALRDAGWSADRLPNLKKHLDLFTLGTIADMAPLTGENHVLTHNGLEALRTTEKPGLVALKHVAGIDGKVDAFSIGFGLAPRLNAAGRLGRADSGLDLLVTHDQGEARRIAEQLDQINEQRKHTQHGVQEEAEYLIEREVDLEKEKVLVLASENFHQGVIGIVASKLADKYYRPTFLIAIRDGMGKGSARSIPTFNLYKALAQCSEHLTQYGGHAYAAGLNIEAGRIDDFRRAINEVGAPYLTDDRMVSELKIDSTLNLQDIGMDVYREMQKLGPFGQVNTLPVFCSRRIRIRDFREIGRDRTHVRFRATQGKAAMNVVGFRLAETFRYLDPDTLIDIAYELQVNAWNGREKVELKLLDVKPSDPAD; this comes from the coding sequence ATGACTGTGCTGTCACTTCTGAAAAAACGATGGGTGTTCGCGAAACCAGAACCGGATGCGGTGCAACACCTTGCGGATCATCTGCGCATCTCACCGCTCACCGCGACCCTGCTGGTCAACCGTGCCATCACGGACGCGGAAGAAGGCCGCGTGTTTCTCGACGCGGACCTCGAAGGCACGCACGATCCGTATCTCATGCGCGGCATGGACAAGGCGGTGAAACGCATCCTCACTGCCATCGAGAACGACGAAGGCATCACCATCTTCGGCGACTACGACGTGGACGGCGTCACCTCCACCGCGCTGATGCATCATTTCTTTCACGAACTCGGAATCCGCTTCGATCATTATCTTCCGGAGCGCATGGAAGAAGGGTACGGCGTCAACGAAAACGCGCTCGACGAGATCAAGGCGCGCGGCAACAAACTGGTGATCACCGCCGACTGCGGCATCACCGCGGTGAAACAGGTCGCCTATGCGCGGAGCATCGGGCTCGACGTCATCGTCACCGACCACCACCAGGTGCCTGAGGAAGGATTGCCGGATGCGGTGGCGGTGCTCAATCCGTTCCAGCCGGACTGCCCCTACCCGTTCAAATTTTTAAGCGGCGTCGGCATCGTGTTCAAGCTCGCCGTCGCCATCCGCCGAGCCCTTCGCGATGCCGGGTGGAGCGCCGACCGCCTGCCCAACCTGAAAAAACACCTCGACCTGTTCACGCTGGGCACCATCGCCGACATGGCGCCGCTCACGGGGGAAAACCACGTGCTCACGCACAACGGCCTGGAAGCCCTGCGCACCACGGAAAAACCGGGACTAGTGGCACTCAAACACGTCGCCGGCATCGACGGCAAGGTCGATGCCTTCTCCATCGGCTTCGGACTCGCGCCGCGGCTGAACGCGGCGGGCCGGCTCGGTCGCGCCGATTCCGGTCTCGATCTGCTGGTCACACACGACCAGGGCGAGGCGCGGCGCATCGCCGAACAGCTCGACCAGATCAACGAACAACGCAAGCACACGCAACACGGCGTGCAGGAAGAGGCGGAGTACCTGATCGAGCGCGAAGTCGATCTGGAAAAAGAAAAGGTTTTGGTGCTGGCCTCCGAAAACTTTCACCAGGGCGTCATCGGCATCGTCGCTTCCAAACTGGCGGATAAGTACTACCGCCCGACGTTCCTCATCGCCATCCGCGACGGCATGGGCAAGGGCTCGGCGCGGAGCATCCCGACGTTCAACCTGTACAAGGCACTCGCGCAGTGCTCGGAACACCTCACCCAATATGGCGGGCATGCCTATGCGGCGGGGCTCAACATCGAGGCCGGGCGCATCGACGATTTCCGCCGCGCCATCAATGAAGTCGGCGCCCCGTACCTCACCGACGACCGCATGGTGTCGGAACTGAAGATCGACAGCACGCTCAACCTTCAGGATATTGGCATGGATGTGTACAGGGAAATGCAGAAGCTGGGACCGTTCGGCCAGGTCAACACGCTTCCGGTGTTCTGCTCGCGCCGAATCCGCATCCGCGATTTCCGCGAGATCGGCCGCGACCGCACGCACGTGCGCTTTCGCGCAACCCAGGGCAAAGCCGCGATGAACGTGGTGGGTTTCCGCCTGGCGGAGACGTTCCGTTACCTCGACCCCGATACGCTGATCGACATTGCCTACGAACTGCAAGTGAATGCCTGGAACGGACGCGAAAAGGTGGAATTGAAACTGCTGGACGTGAAGCCCTCCGACCCGGCAGACTGA
- a CDS encoding ABC transporter ATP-binding protein, producing MSTPDPIIRLENVSRFYQAGSVRVTALSGIDMQLSRGDFVTIMGPSGGGKTTLLNLMGGLDRPDEGDIHINGHHVSEMDDHDLTELRRREIGFVFQFFNLLPTLTVWENVELPLLLSGAPSRARQSIETLLDYVGLLARRDSFPAEMSGGEMQRVAIARALVHQPSIVLADEPTGNLDSENGHKILDILKKASDDFATTVVVVTHNPTAAEYGNRHFRIQDGRLQTVNGNTGG from the coding sequence ATGTCCACCCCCGATCCCATCATTCGCCTTGAAAACGTTTCGCGGTTCTATCAGGCCGGGTCCGTGCGCGTCACCGCACTCTCCGGCATCGACATGCAGTTGAGCCGTGGAGACTTTGTCACCATCATGGGGCCGAGCGGCGGCGGCAAAACGACGCTCCTCAACCTGATGGGCGGACTCGACCGGCCGGACGAGGGCGACATCCACATCAACGGCCACCACGTTTCGGAGATGGACGACCACGATCTCACCGAGCTGCGGCGGCGGGAGATCGGTTTCGTTTTCCAGTTCTTCAATCTGCTTCCCACGCTCACCGTGTGGGAGAACGTGGAGTTGCCCCTGCTGTTGAGCGGCGCCCCCAGCCGCGCGCGACAGTCGATCGAAACGCTTCTCGACTACGTCGGCCTGCTGGCGCGCAGGGATTCGTTTCCGGCGGAGATGTCCGGCGGCGAGATGCAACGCGTCGCCATCGCCCGCGCGCTGGTGCACCAGCCGTCGATTGTGCTGGCGGACGAGCCCACCGGCAACCTCGATTCCGAGAACGGTCACAAGATCCTCGATATCCTTAAAAAAGCGTCGGACGATTTTGCAACCACCGTCGTGGTGGTGACGCACAACCCCACCGCCGCCGAGTATGGCAACCGTCACTTCCGTATTCAGGACGGCCGATTGCAAACCGTCAACGGCAACACGGGCGGGTGA
- a CDS encoding DUF3592 domain-containing protein → MGIPNWMGLMFAVVGLGAVVYAWRVGKKAEAARFWPTTQGKVQRSSLKLESGGGYQSNNSTYRADVRYRYRVGGRSYTSNKILIGGQLQMAFRNRAEEHCRRYPVGTEVEVLYNPDNPQEACLEAREETSGFLKLVGGGFAVFGLLLYLGLLPF, encoded by the coding sequence ATGGGGATTCCCAACTGGATGGGCCTGATGTTTGCCGTGGTGGGGCTGGGGGCGGTGGTGTATGCCTGGCGCGTCGGAAAAAAAGCCGAGGCCGCCCGCTTCTGGCCCACAACCCAGGGTAAGGTTCAGCGTTCCTCCCTCAAACTGGAGAGTGGAGGAGGTTATCAGTCTAACAACAGTACCTACCGCGCCGACGTGCGTTACCGTTACCGGGTCGGTGGCCGTTCCTACACCAGCAATAAAATCCTCATCGGAGGGCAGCTGCAGATGGCGTTCCGAAACCGTGCCGAGGAACACTGCCGCCGCTACCCCGTAGGCACCGAGGTGGAGGTTTTGTACAATCCCGACAACCCGCAGGAAGCCTGCCTGGAAGCGCGTGAGGAAACCTCCGGTTTCCTCAAACTCGTCGGCGGGGGATTTGCCGTGTTTGGCCTGTTGTTGTATCTCGGACTGCTTCCCTTCTGA
- the rfbC gene encoding dTDP-4-dehydrorhamnose 3,5-epimerase: MKFIPTELDGVVLIEPVVHDDARGFFVETYVRSLFRDHGIDVDFVQDNHSQSSKGVLRGMHYQVRHGQAKLVRVVRGEVFDVAVDVRPGSPSFGRWTGHTLSANNRRQLFIPAGFAHGYCVLSDTAEVIYKCSDYYHPEDEGGLIWNDPEVGIDWPVEEPVLSEKDQRHPRLKDILPPEVKG, encoded by the coding sequence ATGAAATTCATTCCCACCGAGCTGGACGGCGTAGTGCTCATTGAGCCCGTGGTGCATGACGACGCACGCGGTTTTTTTGTCGAAACCTACGTCCGCTCGCTTTTCCGCGACCACGGCATCGACGTCGATTTCGTGCAGGACAACCACTCGCAGTCGTCAAAGGGAGTCCTGCGCGGCATGCACTACCAGGTCCGCCACGGCCAGGCCAAGCTGGTGCGGGTGGTGCGGGGAGAGGTGTTCGACGTGGCGGTGGACGTGCGTCCCGGTTCGCCTTCCTTTGGCCGCTGGACGGGCCACACGCTGTCCGCGAACAACAGGCGCCAGTTGTTCATCCCCGCCGGGTTTGCGCACGGATATTGCGTGCTCAGCGATACGGCGGAGGTGATTTACAAATGTTCGGATTATTACCACCCGGAGGACGAGGGCGGGCTCATCTGGAACGACCCGGAAGTGGGCATCGACTGGCCGGTTGAGGAACCGGTGCTCTCGGAGAAGGACCAACGGCACCCACGGCTGAAAGACATTCTGCCGCCGGAGGTGAAGGGATAA
- a CDS encoding M48 family metallopeptidase: MLKKWFAAIFLLCALVYGCVTTPVSEKSALILIPFSQEVSLGKQAFGEILQKETLSTNVRLHKVIERVGRRLVIETSMADLDWEFKLFASNQMNAFALPGGKVGVYEGILPVCSNEAGLAAVLGHEIAHAVARHGAQRMSQQLLITGALTASSVTLSDNKNRGLILGALGVGAQYGVALPFSRGNESEADEIGVIYMAKAGYDPREAVRFWQRFSSMKGGGQPPEFLSTHPADERRVHDIEQLLPEAMRIYNAHPNKQGLGESFLYIMNEERLKNSGGMRKDQLGVDPRNPAR, from the coding sequence ATGTTGAAGAAATGGTTTGCCGCAATTTTTTTGTTGTGCGCATTGGTTTACGGATGCGTCACCACCCCCGTGTCGGAAAAGTCCGCGCTGATCCTCATCCCCTTCTCGCAGGAAGTGTCGCTGGGCAAGCAGGCGTTCGGGGAGATACTCCAGAAAGAAACGCTTTCCACCAACGTGCGTTTGCATAAGGTGATCGAGCGCGTCGGGCGGCGGCTTGTCATCGAGACGTCGATGGCGGACCTCGACTGGGAGTTCAAGCTGTTCGCCTCCAACCAGATGAACGCGTTCGCGCTTCCCGGCGGCAAGGTGGGTGTGTACGAAGGGATTCTTCCCGTGTGTTCCAACGAGGCGGGACTGGCGGCGGTGCTGGGTCATGAAATCGCCCACGCGGTGGCGCGTCACGGCGCGCAACGCATGTCGCAACAACTGCTCATCACCGGTGCGCTGACCGCGTCATCGGTCACGCTGTCCGACAACAAGAACCGCGGCCTGATCCTGGGGGCGCTGGGCGTCGGCGCGCAGTATGGCGTGGCGCTTCCGTTCAGCCGTGGCAACGAGTCGGAGGCCGACGAGATCGGCGTCATCTACATGGCAAAAGCGGGATACGATCCGAGGGAGGCGGTGCGTTTCTGGCAGAGGTTTTCCAGCATGAAGGGCGGCGGGCAACCGCCGGAGTTTTTATCGACGCACCCTGCCGACGAGAGGCGGGTCCACGATATCGAACAACTGTTGCCCGAAGCCATGCGTATCTACAACGCGCATCCCAACAAGCAGGGGCTGGGCGAATCTTTCCTTTATATTATGAATGAAGAGCGGTTGAAGAATTCGGGTGGGATGCGGAAGGATCAACTGGGAGTCGATCCCCGCAACCCGGCGCGCTGA
- a CDS encoding ABC transporter permease, which yields MREAVYFKNLFGPLIVRPLWRDPFRFFITTVGVALGVAVFLSIQLANRQTLSSFTETVDLVLGRANAVVHADGVPFDETVFKNLLPLRDQIKAYPVIEGYGVETESEEVVEILGTDLLQDSGIRDFSLKTADDTLQGLLPLILDPRGIVIPETFIPDHHFQPGDAIEFIINGQPVTLRVTGVLENKGIAKAFKGNVALMDISAAQSVFGKIGKLDRIDVRFLKDKSFDRMQMEIENVLPDFLRVDRPQHRGKQVEKMLRAFQYNLTALSFVALLVGLYLIYNMISLSVVRRRTEIGTLRALGASPYWIAAIFILEAGVIGAIGSAFGVAIGYFLAKFSLQAITLTVQNLYVSANVADFDFHWSEGIPYFVLGVVLSLCSALLPAYDAATTHPTQVMRRGSYDLKVFRGNRRLTYLGLACLAWAAACVPLPAIGGFPWLGFAAVFFVILGMSFLSPGALVVLRDLSHNLCKRWFGGEGLLASLNLTQNVGRNAIAVSSLAIAFMMVISMSIMVHSFRQTVTVWIDQTLKADLFVRAAGGKHIDYQYTLPVEPVADLKQLDGVKAVDAFRALHITYDNQPAILGSGDFAVLSRHGNLVIKDGPPARKLADVMVGADRAIVSEPFAYKHKVGVGDRVKIETPSGPMNLEIVAVYYDYSQERGYVIVDRRTFLKYYGDSTVNSFVVYLEDKAHLPTVRKAILNTIGSSHQVIVRSYGELKEEVLNIFDKTFAITYSLEIIGIGVALLGLFNTLVSLIIERRRELAVLRFIGAFPEQVRKMVLIEAGLLGWIGSLMGLVAGIVVSYILNFVINKQSFGWTIQVFHPVAFMVAATLFFGVVAAVAGLYPARMAMRQDPRESIRVE from the coding sequence ATGCGCGAGGCGGTGTATTTCAAAAACCTGTTCGGCCCGCTCATCGTGCGTCCCCTGTGGCGCGACCCGTTCCGCTTCTTCATCACCACCGTCGGCGTGGCGTTGGGCGTGGCGGTGTTTCTGAGCATCCAGCTCGCTAACCGGCAGACGCTGAGTTCCTTCACCGAAACCGTGGATCTGGTGCTCGGCCGTGCCAACGCCGTGGTGCACGCCGACGGTGTTCCCTTCGATGAAACGGTTTTCAAAAACCTGCTTCCACTTCGCGATCAGATCAAGGCGTACCCGGTGATCGAGGGGTATGGCGTGGAGACCGAGAGCGAGGAGGTGGTGGAAATTCTCGGCACGGACCTGCTACAGGACAGCGGCATCCGTGACTTTTCACTGAAGACCGCCGATGACACCCTGCAAGGCCTCCTGCCGCTGATCCTCGATCCCAGGGGCATCGTCATTCCGGAAACGTTCATTCCCGATCATCACTTTCAGCCCGGCGACGCCATCGAATTCATTATCAACGGCCAACCCGTCACCCTGCGCGTCACGGGCGTGCTGGAGAATAAGGGCATCGCCAAGGCATTCAAGGGCAACGTGGCGTTGATGGACATCTCCGCCGCGCAATCCGTGTTCGGCAAGATCGGCAAACTCGACCGCATCGACGTCCGTTTTCTCAAAGACAAAAGCTTCGACCGCATGCAGATGGAGATTGAAAACGTCCTGCCGGATTTTCTGCGCGTGGACCGGCCGCAACATCGAGGCAAGCAGGTCGAGAAAATGCTGCGTGCGTTTCAGTACAACCTGACGGCGCTCAGTTTCGTCGCTTTGCTCGTCGGGCTGTATCTCATTTACAACATGATCTCGCTTTCGGTGGTGCGCCGCCGGACGGAGATCGGCACCCTGCGCGCGCTCGGTGCGTCGCCGTACTGGATCGCCGCCATCTTCATTCTCGAGGCAGGGGTGATCGGCGCCATCGGCTCGGCTTTCGGCGTGGCCATCGGTTATTTTCTCGCGAAGTTTTCATTGCAGGCCATCACCCTCACCGTGCAGAACCTGTACGTGTCGGCGAACGTGGCCGACTTCGATTTTCACTGGAGCGAGGGCATTCCCTATTTCGTGCTGGGTGTGGTGCTGTCGTTGTGTTCCGCGTTGCTTCCCGCATACGACGCCGCCACCACGCACCCGACGCAGGTGATGCGTCGCGGCAGTTATGATCTGAAAGTGTTCCGCGGCAACCGCAGGCTGACTTACCTGGGGCTGGCGTGCCTGGCCTGGGCGGCGGCGTGCGTGCCGCTTCCCGCCATCGGCGGTTTTCCGTGGCTGGGTTTCGCCGCCGTGTTTTTCGTGATCCTCGGCATGTCGTTTCTGTCGCCCGGTGCGCTGGTGGTCCTGCGCGATCTGTCGCACAACCTGTGCAAACGCTGGTTCGGCGGGGAAGGACTGCTGGCCAGCCTCAACCTCACGCAGAACGTGGGCCGCAACGCCATCGCCGTGTCGTCGCTTGCCATCGCCTTCATGATGGTCATCAGCATGTCGATCATGGTGCACAGCTTCCGCCAGACGGTGACGGTGTGGATCGACCAGACGTTGAAGGCGGACCTGTTCGTGCGCGCCGCCGGAGGCAAGCACATCGACTACCAGTACACCCTGCCGGTGGAACCGGTGGCCGACCTCAAACAACTCGACGGCGTGAAGGCGGTGGATGCCTTCCGCGCCCTGCACATCACGTATGATAACCAGCCTGCGATCCTCGGCTCCGGTGATTTCGCCGTGTTGTCGCGCCACGGCAACCTCGTCATTAAAGATGGCCCGCCCGCGAGGAAGCTCGCCGACGTCATGGTCGGGGCCGACCGCGCCATCGTCTCCGAACCCTTCGCTTACAAACACAAAGTGGGTGTCGGCGATCGGGTGAAGATCGAGACGCCGAGCGGTCCGATGAACCTGGAGATCGTCGCGGTGTATTACGATTATTCGCAGGAGCGCGGCTACGTCATCGTCGATCGCCGCACGTTTTTGAAATATTACGGTGATTCGACGGTGAACAGCTTCGTCGTGTATCTGGAAGACAAGGCGCACCTGCCCACGGTGCGGAAAGCGATCCTCAACACCATCGGCTCGTCGCATCAGGTTATCGTGCGCTCGTACGGCGAATTGAAAGAGGAGGTCCTGAACATCTTCGACAAGACCTTCGCCATCACTTACTCGCTGGAGATCATCGGCATCGGCGTGGCGCTCCTCGGTTTGTTCAACACGCTGGTGTCGCTCATCATCGAGCGCCGCCGGGAGCTTGCTGTGTTGCGGTTCATTGGCGCGTTTCCGGAGCAGGTGCGCAAGATGGTGTTGATTGAGGCGGGGCTTTTGGGCTGGATCGGATCGCTGATGGGGCTGGTGGCGGGAATTGTGGTGTCCTATATTTTGAATTTTGTCATCAACAAGCAGTCGTTCGGCTGGACCATCCAGGTGTTTCACCCGGTGGCGTTCATGGTGGCGGCGACCTTGTTCTTCGGTGTGGTGGCGGCGGTGGCGGGGCTGTACCCGGCCAGGATGGCGATGCGGCAGGACCCGCGCGAGTCCATCCGCGTCGAGTGA
- the hisA gene encoding 1-(5-phosphoribosyl)-5-[(5-phosphoribosylamino)methylideneamino]imidazole-4-carboxamide isomerase has product MRVIPAVDIKGGRCVRLTQGRADQETVYSNDPLEMATHWDEQGAQLIHVVDLDGAFDGRPVNQDLIKSIIYNSTVDIQVGGGIRNLETIEAYVNAGVYRVILGTIAQQEPDFVAEACKRFPGKIMVGIDARDGMVAVKGWVEVSDQKATDLAQRMEPMGVAGFIFTDISRDGMMQGPNLDSIRTFAQATSLPVIASGGVSRVEDALNLVQLKDCGVEGMIIGKALYDKSIDYRDVLSQVQAHAG; this is encoded by the coding sequence GTGCGCGTCATTCCGGCAGTTGATATCAAAGGCGGTCGGTGCGTCCGCCTCACCCAGGGCAGGGCGGACCAGGAAACCGTGTACTCCAACGATCCACTGGAGATGGCCACCCACTGGGACGAACAGGGAGCCCAGCTGATCCACGTGGTCGATCTCGACGGCGCATTCGATGGCCGGCCGGTGAACCAGGACCTCATCAAGAGCATCATCTACAACAGCACCGTGGACATTCAGGTGGGCGGCGGCATCCGCAACCTGGAGACCATCGAAGCCTACGTCAACGCCGGCGTGTACCGTGTGATCCTCGGCACCATCGCGCAACAGGAGCCCGATTTCGTCGCCGAAGCCTGCAAGCGGTTTCCGGGCAAGATCATGGTGGGCATCGACGCCCGCGACGGCATGGTGGCGGTCAAAGGCTGGGTGGAGGTGTCCGACCAGAAAGCCACCGACCTGGCACAGCGAATGGAACCGATGGGCGTCGCCGGGTTCATCTTCACTGACATCAGCCGCGACGGCATGATGCAGGGTCCCAACCTGGACAGCATCCGCACCTTCGCACAAGCGACATCCCTTCCGGTCATCGCCTCCGGCGGCGTGAGCCGCGTGGAGGATGCGCTCAATCTCGTGCAGTTGAAAGACTGCGGCGTCGAGGGCATGATCATCGGCAAGGCGCTGTATGACAAAAGCATCGACTACCGCGACGTGCTTTCGCAGGTGCAGGCGCATGCTGGCTAA
- the hisF gene encoding imidazole glycerol phosphate synthase subunit HisF produces MLAKRIIPCLDVKDGRVVKGVQFVNLRDAGDPVEIAAAYEKEGADELTFLDITASHEKRGIILDVVQRTAENVFMPLTVGGGVRTLDDIRNLLKAGADKVAINTAAVHHPEFVKQAAEKFGSQCIVVAIDAKQVDRNAPPNPPAVEWKNQHPTLFVMPEPPQPAWEVYTHGGRNPMGINAVLWARLMESYGAGEILLTSMDRDGTKSGYDLPLNRAVAEAVSIPLIASGGAGTLEHLHAGIVEGKADAVLAASIFHFKELTIPESKRYLKQRGIPIRI; encoded by the coding sequence ATGCTGGCTAAACGCATCATCCCCTGCCTCGACGTGAAAGACGGCCGCGTGGTGAAAGGCGTGCAGTTCGTCAACCTGCGCGACGCGGGCGACCCCGTTGAGATCGCCGCCGCCTACGAAAAAGAAGGCGCGGACGAACTGACGTTTCTGGATATCACCGCGTCACACGAAAAGCGCGGCATCATTCTGGACGTCGTGCAACGCACGGCGGAAAACGTATTCATGCCGCTCACCGTCGGCGGCGGCGTGCGCACGCTCGACGACATCCGCAACCTGCTGAAAGCCGGAGCCGACAAAGTCGCCATCAACACCGCCGCCGTGCACCACCCCGAATTCGTCAAACAGGCGGCGGAGAAATTCGGCAGTCAGTGCATCGTCGTCGCCATCGATGCCAAGCAGGTGGACCGCAACGCGCCGCCAAATCCACCCGCGGTGGAATGGAAAAACCAGCACCCCACCCTGTTCGTCATGCCCGAGCCTCCCCAGCCCGCGTGGGAGGTGTACACGCACGGCGGACGCAACCCAATGGGCATCAACGCCGTGTTGTGGGCACGGCTGATGGAATCGTACGGGGCCGGGGAAATCCTGCTGACCAGCATGGACCGCGATGGCACGAAGTCGGGCTACGACCTGCCGCTCAACCGCGCCGTGGCCGAGGCGGTGTCCATTCCGCTCATCGCCTCCGGCGGGGCGGGAACGCTGGAGCACCTGCACGCCGGCATCGTGGAAGGCAAAGCGGATGCCGTTCTGGCCGCTTCCATCTTTCACTTTAAGGAATTGACCATTCCCGAAAGCAAACGGTACCTCAAGCAACGCGGCATTCCCATCCGCATTTGA